In one Cyclopterus lumpus isolate fCycLum1 chromosome 24, fCycLum1.pri, whole genome shotgun sequence genomic region, the following are encoded:
- the fndc4a gene encoding fibronectin type III domain-containing protein 4 → MARLLVLVNSVVLLLFGSDVFLVAANRPPAPVNVSVMHLRADSATVSWEVPEGDIIIGFSISQQRQEGHTQRFIREVNTTSRSCVLWDLEEETDYIIQVQSIGLYGESQASKKVHFRTLKKTDLFPSNSSNQDDPTVQGLDKARHLQMGEMIIIVVVLVMWAAVIALFCRQYDIIKDNDSSNNKEKAKPSSERSTPEHHSEGLLRSKFHPSVPSINIIEV, encoded by the exons ATGGCTCGCCTGCTTGTTTTGGTCAACTCCGTGGTCCTGTTGCTTTTTGGCAGCGACGTGTTCTTGGTGGCAGCAA ACCGGCCACCGGCTCCCGTCAATGTGTCGGTCATGCACCTGCGCGCTGACTCGGCAACGGTTTCCTGGGAGGTTCCAGAGGGAGATATAATAATTGGTTTCTCAATCTCGCAACAG AGACAGGAAGGACACACGCAGCGATTCATCCGTGAAGTCAACACCACCAGCCGCTCTTGTGTCCTTTGGGACCTCGAGGAGGAGACAGACTACATCATACAGGTGCAGTCGATCGGCCTCTATGGGGAAAGCCAAGCCAGCAAGAAGGTCCATTTTCGCACCCTCAAGAAGACAGACCTCTTCCCCTCCAACAGCTCCAATCAAG ATGACCCCACTGTGCAGGGTCTGGACAAGGCCCGTCACCTACAGATGGGAGAGATGATCATAATTGTGGTGGTCTTGGTCATGTGGGCAG CCGTTATTGCCCTGTTCTGCCGGCAGTATGACATCATCAAGGATAACGACTCCAGCAACAATAAGGAGAAGGCTAAGCCGTCGTCAGAAAGGAGCACTCCGGAGCACCACAGTGAAGGGCTGCTGAGGAGCAAG TTTCATCCTTCCGTGCCGTCTATCAACATCATCGAAGTTTAA